A stretch of the Thiomicrorhabdus xiamenensis genome encodes the following:
- a CDS encoding GlcG/HbpS family heme-binding protein, producing MLKKLFAGAVLSMGVLSTAMPVQAEEPMVVNVSILSLDMANKAAMATIEACREKGIPVSVTVVDRSGIVQAQLRDTIAPAVSLGISQKKAYTAVMFNVKGSQLGERAKSPLQTMGAGLAFMAGSTPIQAGGKLYGAIGVSGAPDGMDDEACAIKGAESILEDLEMM from the coding sequence ATGCTAAAAAAACTTTTTGCTGGTGCGGTACTTTCAATGGGTGTTCTGTCAACGGCTATGCCAGTTCAGGCCGAAGAGCCTATGGTTGTGAATGTTTCGATTCTGTCGTTGGATATGGCGAATAAGGCTGCGATGGCAACCATTGAAGCTTGTCGCGAAAAAGGTATCCCTGTCAGTGTGACGGTGGTTGATCGTAGTGGGATTGTTCAGGCGCAGCTGCGCGATACGATTGCCCCGGCGGTTTCATTGGGTATCAGCCAGAAAAAAGCTTATACCGCAGTGATGTTCAACGTTAAAGGTTCGCAGCTTGGCGAACGTGCCAAAAGCCCTTTGCAAACAATGGGCGCAGGGCTAGCATTCATGGCTGGTTCTACACCGATTCAGGCTGGTGGAAAGTTATACGGAGCAATTGGTGTAAGTGGTGCTCCGGATGGTATGGATGATGAGGCGTGTGCCATTAAAGGGGCAGAGTCTATTTTGGAAGACCTGGAAATGATGTAA
- the cpaB gene encoding Flp pilus assembly protein CpaB: protein MKVSRSDLILYTIAFISAIAVVVLVYAYIEKRIADAEAHLPVKTIKIVEKPELAPVLVASRDLFRGEKIEKEDVQVLMIAKEGIKLKGVYSKPEDVVGQVVKTDLYAGEWLAGRKFVDKLAPEKVLSEGIKGLVAPGKRAMRIPVNPESGLMGILSPGDHVDVVSVFSSANGERTISRVILQNIEVLSIGQASHFKPKTDMQKVEDSGTKQDETLAKKSMVALHVDIQQAEELALAMSVGSVHLLLRNQTDVNVSDSDGVNVQVIESMKQKKVAHPAKNKRHTVELLQGGEVEEVTVQ, encoded by the coding sequence ATGAAAGTCTCCCGTAGCGATTTAATCCTCTATACCATCGCCTTTATTTCAGCAATAGCTGTCGTCGTGCTGGTTTACGCCTATATTGAAAAGCGCATTGCCGATGCCGAAGCACATCTTCCCGTAAAAACCATCAAAATAGTCGAAAAACCTGAACTTGCGCCGGTTCTGGTCGCCAGTCGAGATCTGTTCCGAGGGGAAAAAATCGAGAAAGAAGATGTTCAGGTTTTGATGATCGCCAAGGAAGGAATAAAACTTAAAGGTGTCTACAGTAAACCGGAAGACGTCGTCGGTCAGGTCGTTAAGACGGATTTATACGCGGGTGAATGGCTCGCCGGCAGAAAGTTTGTGGACAAGCTGGCGCCGGAAAAAGTTTTGTCTGAAGGAATTAAAGGACTGGTTGCACCCGGTAAGAGAGCGATGCGTATTCCGGTGAATCCCGAAAGCGGTCTTATGGGGATTCTATCCCCCGGCGATCATGTTGATGTGGTAAGCGTTTTCTCCAGCGCCAATGGCGAGCGTACGATCAGCCGAGTCATATTGCAGAATATTGAAGTTCTTTCGATTGGTCAGGCCAGCCACTTTAAGCCGAAAACGGATATGCAGAAAGTAGAAGATTCGGGTACCAAGCAGGATGAGACGCTGGCTAAAAAATCCATGGTTGCGCTGCATGTCGATATTCAGCAGGCCGAAGAATTGGCTCTGGCGATGAGTGTCGGTTCGGTGCATTTGCTGTTGCGCAATCAGACGGATGTCAATGTCTCCGACAGCGACGGGGTTAATGTTCAGGTTATTGAAAGTATGAAACAGAAAAAAGTGGCGCACCCTGCCAAAAATAAACGACATACCGTAGAGCTGCTGCAAGGCGGAGAGGTTGAAGAGGTGACGGTGCAATGA
- a CDS encoding type II and III secretion system protein family protein — translation MMKKTLLASILSAGLFVTPFASVVYSPAVLAEQPESFSVSHSESRLLNFKQPIKRAMIANPDVASLKVVSANELMLTGRSLGMTKLFINFRNQPQKAHEFVVDVKENPQQQTNIDKTIKELLAKLNPQGTVHYEIRSIWVDASNNLRREVDEIGNQIDGNSDLRNTGRQDQEVLQSEQSVGSSSISSTAGNFMVLLTGDVVNQAQKKRIHSVISALGVSVVNMIKISGPQEVKLEVRVAEVVKGNPFQSGAVFNYQAARGNDLLQTISSVLATTATGSTPLAPILNEAFQVSVQSGNSNFSGILTALEENSLARVLARPQLIVQSGETAEFLVGGEVPIPVSQNADAITVRYKEFGVRLRFSPVITESGEIRMTVAPEISNIDYSAGSESNGLVQPGFRSRRAKTTVTLEPGQSFIVGGLIQDSFQSSISKIPFLGDIPILGALFRSTNYEKDQTELAIVVTPTFVEPIEKGTEISLPGENMKVPSYGEAFWMGKIVEMLPEGESAIPALLSKIGLEKP, via the coding sequence ATGATGAAAAAAACACTTTTAGCGTCGATTCTGTCGGCCGGTTTATTCGTTACACCTTTTGCGAGCGTTGTTTATTCTCCTGCGGTTTTAGCGGAACAGCCGGAAAGTTTTAGCGTAAGTCATTCGGAATCCCGTTTGTTGAATTTTAAACAGCCGATTAAACGGGCGATGATTGCCAATCCGGATGTAGCCAGTCTTAAGGTTGTCAGTGCGAATGAGCTGATGCTGACCGGACGTTCATTGGGTATGACCAAACTGTTTATCAATTTCCGTAATCAGCCGCAGAAAGCGCACGAGTTTGTTGTCGATGTAAAGGAAAACCCGCAGCAGCAGACGAATATCGATAAAACTATCAAAGAGTTACTGGCCAAACTGAACCCGCAAGGTACTGTTCACTATGAAATTCGCAGTATATGGGTTGATGCGAGCAACAATCTTCGTCGCGAGGTGGACGAGATCGGGAATCAGATCGACGGTAACAGCGATCTGCGCAATACCGGGCGCCAGGATCAGGAAGTTTTGCAATCCGAGCAGAGTGTTGGAAGTTCCAGTATTTCGTCAACGGCAGGGAACTTTATGGTGCTTTTGACCGGTGATGTTGTCAATCAGGCTCAGAAAAAACGCATCCATTCGGTCATTTCGGCTCTGGGTGTCAGTGTGGTCAATATGATTAAGATTTCCGGGCCGCAGGAGGTCAAGCTGGAGGTCCGGGTTGCCGAAGTTGTTAAAGGAAACCCTTTCCAGAGCGGCGCGGTATTTAACTATCAAGCTGCCCGCGGCAACGATCTGCTGCAAACGATCAGCAGTGTTCTGGCAACAACCGCTACCGGTTCGACGCCGCTTGCCCCGATTTTGAATGAGGCTTTTCAGGTGTCGGTTCAATCCGGTAACAGCAATTTTTCCGGCATTCTGACCGCTCTGGAAGAGAATAGCCTGGCAAGAGTTCTGGCTCGTCCGCAACTGATTGTGCAGTCGGGCGAAACGGCAGAGTTTCTGGTCGGTGGAGAAGTGCCTATTCCGGTTTCTCAGAATGCAGATGCGATTACTGTGCGCTACAAGGAATTTGGTGTCCGGTTACGCTTTAGTCCGGTAATTACGGAATCCGGCGAAATCCGTATGACCGTGGCCCCGGAAATTTCTAATATTGATTACAGTGCCGGTTCTGAAAGTAACGGATTGGTCCAGCCGGGCTTCCGTTCACGTCGCGCGAAAACAACCGTGACGCTGGAGCCGGGGCAGAGTTTCATCGTAGGTGGTCTGATTCAGGACTCTTTCCAGAGTTCGATTTCGAAAATTCCTTTCCTTGGCGATATTCCAATTTTAGGTGCGCTTTTCCGTTCGACAAATTATGAAAAGGATCAAACGGAATTAGCCATCGTGGTCACCCCGACGTTTGTCGAGCCGATTGAAAAAGGCACCGAGATTTCTCTGCCAGGGGAAAATATGAAAGTACCGTCATATGGCGAGGCTTTCTGGATGGGGAAAATTGTTGAAATGCTGCCCGAAGGCGAGAGCGCGATACCTGCGTTGTTGAGCAAAATCGGACTGGAGAAACCATAA
- a CDS encoding AAA family ATPase, which translates to MTATLNNSTVNLKQALYVGSDRDLLEAVSISIRSKYNVELMVEVPHIWPEDISLVLIEYDGDSKTVLGRINQILTLAKGVSIYVLLKEKDADFLIEASHQGVQGFIECPDEVFNILSILHMQDRRRLGKNGNVSTFFSLKGGVGRTALATNVAAHIADLTRGRTVLVDLNMPLGDTVLYLSMENQRLYTLTDFVYNINRFDEDLVYNSLSRHESGLYLLPLPADIGELDGLNSDLIKMIIQSLRRYFDHVVIDLSTDLSDSTLSCLDEADNVVLVAEPSLSSLRAVNTAIQLAQKLGYVKESLKLVINRSTPTSDSILDDVIDALEIDSVTRVSNDYHGFNESLKEGELIASFKPNSEVNRQLFSLAHMLHNGIVRPEELTMPDFNKVVETPSLIERVNRFFDRVMPGLHAKQADNSTKD; encoded by the coding sequence ATGACCGCAACATTGAACAACAGTACCGTCAACCTCAAGCAAGCACTCTATGTCGGTTCGGATCGTGACTTGCTTGAGGCGGTTTCGATTTCCATTCGCTCCAAATACAACGTGGAACTGATGGTTGAGGTGCCGCATATCTGGCCGGAAGACATCAGTCTGGTATTGATTGAATATGACGGTGACAGCAAAACCGTTTTGGGTCGCATCAATCAGATTTTGACACTGGCCAAAGGCGTGTCGATCTATGTGTTATTGAAGGAGAAGGATGCGGACTTCTTGATTGAAGCGAGCCATCAGGGGGTTCAGGGGTTCATTGAATGTCCGGATGAGGTATTTAATATTCTCTCCATTCTGCATATGCAGGATCGTCGCCGTTTGGGGAAAAACGGAAACGTTTCGACTTTTTTCAGTTTGAAGGGCGGGGTCGGCCGCACTGCGCTGGCGACGAATGTTGCTGCGCATATCGCCGATCTGACGCGAGGAAGAACGGTGCTGGTCGATTTGAATATGCCTCTGGGCGACACCGTGCTTTATTTGAGTATGGAGAATCAGCGGCTCTATACCTTGACCGACTTCGTGTACAACATTAATCGTTTTGACGAAGACCTGGTGTATAACTCCTTAAGTCGACATGAATCCGGGCTGTATCTGCTGCCGCTGCCGGCGGATATTGGCGAGCTTGACGGGTTGAACTCCGATCTGATCAAGATGATTATTCAGTCCTTAAGACGGTATTTCGACCATGTGGTGATTGATCTGTCTACCGATCTGTCGGACAGCACCTTGAGTTGTCTGGATGAGGCCGATAATGTGGTGTTGGTTGCCGAGCCTTCGCTTTCTTCTCTGCGCGCCGTAAATACGGCGATCCAGTTGGCGCAAAAGCTGGGATATGTCAAAGAGTCCCTGAAACTGGTGATTAACCGCAGTACGCCGACCAGTGATTCCATTCTTGACGATGTGATTGATGCATTGGAAATTGATTCGGTAACGAGAGTGTCGAATGACTACCACGGGTTTAACGAGTCTCTTAAAGAGGGCGAGTTAATTGCCAGCTTTAAACCGAATTCTGAAGTAAACCGCCAGCTGTTCAGTCTGGCGCATATGCTGCATAACGGTATTGTGCGGCCGGAAGAATTGACGATGCCGGATTTCAATAAGGTGGTGGAAACGCCTAGCCTGATCGAGCGGGTGAACCGTTTTTTTGATCGAGTGATGCCGGGTTTGCATGCGAAACAGGCCGACAATTCAACTAAAGATTAG
- a CDS encoding CpaF family protein, producing the protein MGIKERLLQVEQNRTGHKDSVAERPLEPAPKGVKSQEIAKNSTFVEIKKRCQKKAADDEAFYKAESNETRQELRPRLETLVREVAHEMRYPLSELEVRQLGVELLDEIYGLGPIEPLMADPTVSDILVNGFDQIYVERAGKLELTDITFISEEHLRNKIDRMLYLTGRRVDESSPLVDARLPDGSRINIIIPPLAVDGICVSIRRFPDQHLRAKDMISLGTMTEQMYQFLEMSVRSGLNMIVCGGTGSGKTTTLNMLSGLIPEDERTVTIEDSAELRMQQTHVVRLETRPPNAEGVGEVTQRELLKNALRMRPDRIVLGEVRGAEVLDMLQAMNTGHEGSLATLHANSPRDCIARLELMINLSGVDIPATSIRKQIASAIDLIIFVSRGKDGRRRVESITEVTGVEEENVVLQELFTFESQFDEITGRVRGRFKATGIRPSSSAKFSASGLKLPASLFTFSQDVS; encoded by the coding sequence ATGGGGATTAAAGAGCGGTTACTACAAGTTGAGCAGAATCGCACGGGACATAAGGATTCTGTCGCCGAGCGACCCTTGGAGCCAGCTCCGAAAGGTGTTAAGTCACAAGAGATCGCAAAAAACTCGACTTTTGTAGAAATCAAAAAACGCTGCCAAAAGAAGGCGGCGGACGATGAAGCTTTTTATAAAGCGGAAAGTAACGAAACCCGTCAAGAGTTACGCCCGCGACTGGAAACCCTGGTCAGGGAAGTGGCTCATGAGATGCGCTACCCGCTTTCGGAACTGGAAGTTCGCCAGCTCGGCGTCGAATTGTTGGACGAAATCTACGGGTTGGGGCCGATCGAGCCTTTAATGGCTGACCCGACCGTTTCCGATATTCTGGTGAACGGCTTTGATCAGATTTACGTTGAGCGCGCAGGTAAACTTGAACTGACTGATATCACCTTTATCAGCGAAGAACACCTGCGTAATAAAATTGATCGCATGCTCTATCTTACCGGACGTCGTGTTGATGAATCCTCACCGCTTGTCGATGCGCGTTTGCCGGACGGCTCGCGAATCAATATCATCATTCCACCGTTGGCCGTCGACGGTATCTGCGTCTCGATTCGTCGCTTCCCGGATCAGCATCTGCGTGCCAAGGACATGATCTCGCTTGGTACCATGACCGAACAGATGTATCAATTTCTGGAAATGAGTGTCCGTTCCGGGTTGAACATGATTGTCTGCGGAGGTACCGGTTCCGGTAAAACAACTACGCTGAATATGCTTTCCGGTCTGATTCCGGAGGATGAACGAACTGTTACCATCGAAGACAGTGCCGAATTGAGAATGCAGCAGACACATGTGGTTCGCCTGGAAACCCGTCCGCCAAATGCGGAAGGTGTTGGCGAAGTGACTCAGCGCGAACTGCTGAAAAACGCTCTGCGAATGCGCCCGGATCGGATTGTTCTGGGGGAGGTCCGTGGTGCGGAAGTCCTTGATATGCTTCAGGCGATGAATACCGGGCATGAAGGCTCTCTTGCAACGCTGCATGCGAACTCGCCGCGGGATTGTATCGCCCGACTCGAGTTGATGATTAACCTCAGTGGTGTCGATATTCCGGCAACGTCTATCCGCAAGCAAATCGCCAGTGCCATTGATCTGATTATTTTTGTCAGCCGCGGAAAGGATGGGCGACGTCGTGTCGAATCGATTACCGAGGTAACCGGGGTCGAAGAGGAAAACGTTGTCTTGCAGGAATTGTTTACTTTCGAGAGTCAGTTTGACGAAATTACCGGGCGGGTCAGAGGTCGATTCAAGGCGACCGGGATTCGTCCGAGCAGCTCGGCAAAATTTTCAGCCAGCGGCTTGAAGCTACCGGCTTCACTGTTTACTTTCAGTCAGGATGTGAGCTAG
- a CDS encoding type II secretion system F family protein → MDWITLLLATLVLIPIVFAFWGFRKKHQIEAELKVRKLMLRIGVAEEKKLSFEELLLSQGDRGWFQFFVVKFKQAGIVERNEIVRILLIQGVLIATSLLLIAVNLLHLSMNILLLALLLPMLPTLYLIIKASQRQAQLRKDFPEMLDSIVRSLQAGFGIDGALQNIAEDSKGPLAEEIAEIHKQLKLGISLRELLREFQSRVSLPEASYFAITLILQRESGGQLTAILKELSRLMRRRENFQAKLRTLTAESRFTAWFIGGMPLAYLGYKLIFDYPAMHFFLHDPTGVKLLSLSVFLILLGAVILRNMLRIRF, encoded by the coding sequence ATGGATTGGATTACGCTGTTGTTAGCGACCCTGGTACTGATACCGATCGTATTTGCTTTCTGGGGATTTCGCAAAAAACATCAGATAGAAGCGGAGTTAAAGGTTCGCAAACTGATGCTGCGTATCGGTGTTGCGGAAGAGAAGAAACTCAGTTTCGAGGAGTTGCTGCTGTCGCAGGGCGATCGAGGCTGGTTTCAGTTTTTTGTAGTTAAATTCAAGCAGGCCGGCATTGTCGAGCGAAATGAAATTGTCCGCATCCTTCTGATTCAAGGGGTGTTAATCGCCACTTCATTGCTGTTGATTGCAGTGAACCTGCTTCATCTCAGTATGAATATTCTATTGCTTGCTCTGCTGTTGCCGATGCTGCCGACCTTATACTTGATTATTAAGGCTTCGCAGCGTCAGGCGCAGCTGCGTAAAGATTTCCCGGAAATGCTGGATTCCATTGTCCGTTCATTGCAAGCCGGGTTCGGTATCGACGGTGCTCTGCAGAATATTGCCGAAGATTCCAAGGGGCCTTTGGCCGAAGAAATTGCCGAAATACATAAGCAGCTTAAACTCGGTATCAGTCTGCGTGAACTGCTACGTGAATTTCAAAGCCGTGTCAGTCTTCCGGAAGCGAGTTATTTTGCGATTACGCTGATCCTTCAGCGGGAGAGTGGTGGCCAGTTAACGGCGATTTTAAAGGAGCTTTCTCGCCTGATGCGCAGAAGGGAGAACTTTCAAGCCAAGTTGCGCACCTTGACTGCCGAGTCCCGTTTTACCGCCTGGTTTATCGGCGGAATGCCGCTGGCTTATCTCGGTTATAAGCTGATTTTCGATTATCCGGCCATGCACTTCTTTTTACATGATCCGACGGGGGTCAAGTTATTGAGCTTGTCGGTATTTCTGATCCTGCTTGGGGCGGTGATATTGAGAAATATGTTAAGGATTCGTTTTTAA
- a CDS encoding type II secretion system F family protein: MALSIGITLAFITVLMLVMFFSLAQVFREKHRLQEKKDRFRKRVGLGIDFTQNFGAPYDCWWCRIGRALGSKNPKQLQILQTQLVGAGFREEWHIGAYFFIKFMLIFLAFFLGFVSWVFNGTSPLLMIALPLVTMFIPERVLVRQGEKRLEKINNQLPDYIDMITICMNAGLSYLVAIRRVTKELQNLSPEICFEFEYLVEQIQIGVPRVEALEQFAYRNPTRDIQNLVQVLVQNEKLGSSISEALTNFSRSMYQDRENLMEEKAAKTSAKMAIVILPFMLFPYVVLLLGEKLVMLGRGF; encoded by the coding sequence ATGGCGCTCTCAATCGGAATTACTCTGGCCTTTATCACCGTTTTGATGCTGGTGATGTTTTTTTCTCTGGCGCAAGTCTTCAGGGAGAAGCATCGTTTGCAAGAGAAGAAGGATCGTTTCCGCAAGCGAGTGGGGTTGGGAATTGACTTTACCCAGAATTTCGGAGCGCCTTACGATTGCTGGTGGTGCCGTATCGGGCGTGCTCTGGGGAGTAAGAACCCAAAGCAGTTACAGATTTTGCAGACTCAGCTGGTCGGAGCCGGTTTTCGTGAAGAGTGGCATATTGGCGCCTATTTCTTCATTAAATTCATGCTGATTTTCCTCGCTTTTTTTCTCGGCTTTGTTTCATGGGTGTTCAACGGTACCTCTCCGCTTTTGATGATTGCTTTGCCTTTAGTCACGATGTTTATTCCTGAGAGGGTTCTGGTTCGGCAGGGTGAAAAACGTTTGGAGAAGATTAATAATCAACTGCCGGATTATATCGATATGATCACCATCTGCATGAATGCCGGCCTCAGCTATCTGGTAGCGATTCGACGCGTAACTAAGGAATTACAGAATTTATCGCCCGAGATCTGTTTTGAATTCGAGTATCTGGTCGAACAGATTCAGATCGGGGTGCCGCGCGTTGAAGCGCTGGAACAGTTTGCTTATCGCAACCCGACGCGCGACATTCAGAATCTGGTGCAAGTGCTGGTTCAGAACGAGAAGTTGGGAAGTTCCATCAGTGAAGCGCTGACTAATTTTTCGCGCAGTATGTATCAGGACAGAGAAAACCTGATGGAAGAAAAGGCCGCTAAAACGTCGGCTAAAATGGCGATTGTTATACTGCCCTTTATGTTGTTCCCGTATGTTGTTTTATTGCTGGGCGAGAAACTGGTAATGCTGGGAAGAGGGTTTTAA
- a CDS encoding tetratricopeptide repeat protein, with product MSVSGCTTVSNAPGSASFPNYKEASEPLVTSLDEKAEYELMLDLAVMEIKQRRYERAEGLLQKLRKINHQDIEVYRMLAKVYEGQEKRHLALLAWRQIIQMPNHSVEDEGEYARMALAEDQFTLAEAVYQQWLQSDSLVRRVSALNNLGFSRLLQKDFASAKSYFNQALQLDPLNSKALNNLILVDALTEK from the coding sequence ATGTCCGTTTCGGGTTGTACGACAGTGTCGAATGCGCCGGGTAGTGCCTCTTTTCCGAACTACAAAGAAGCTTCCGAGCCTTTGGTGACTTCTCTGGATGAAAAGGCTGAATATGAGCTGATGCTGGATTTGGCCGTTATGGAAATTAAACAGCGGCGATACGAGCGGGCGGAAGGGCTGTTACAAAAGCTTCGTAAAATAAATCATCAGGATATCGAAGTGTACCGGATGCTCGCCAAGGTGTATGAGGGGCAGGAAAAACGCCATCTGGCGCTCCTTGCCTGGAGGCAAATTATCCAAATGCCGAACCATTCGGTTGAAGATGAGGGTGAATATGCCCGTATGGCTTTGGCCGAAGATCAATTTACCTTGGCTGAAGCGGTTTATCAGCAGTGGTTGCAAAGTGATTCTCTGGTTCGCCGCGTCAGTGCGCTGAATAATTTGGGCTTCAGCCGACTTTTGCAAAAAGATTTTGCAAGCGCCAAGTCTTATTTTAATCAGGCCTTACAGCTCGATCCTTTAAACAGCAAAGCACTGAATAATCTGATTTTAGTTGATGCTTTGACGGAGAAGTAG